The sequence GTCGCCCTCGATCCAGGCGTAGGAGGAGTAGTTGAGGTGCGGGAGGCCGTCGTGGCTGAAGCTGATGCGCTGCCCGAACTCGCGGCGGACGACCTCGTCGCCCACGGAGTACTCGACGACGCCGGAGCCCTCCCAGACGCCGAGGAGCCAGGACAGCGGGACGAGCTCGGCGGGCAGGCCGGTCGGGATCTCGATCATGCGGCGCGCGGTCAGCGCTGGCCGCGGAAGAGGTTGTAGACCACGACGAGCGACACCCAGCCGATGGAGAGGCTCGCCAGGACCAGCAGTCCGGTGAAGAGGAGTTCCAGAGCAAGCAGCGACGACATGGCCTCAATCTACCCCACGGGCGGCCGTCGCAGGCCTGCCGGGTCAGGCCGAGGCGGGCAGGAGCAGCACGACCGCGGTGGCCGCGGCGAGCACGAGCACGGCCCCCACGACGCTGCCGACGGCGCGGTCCACGAAGCCGGTCTTGCGGGGCAGCGCCAGCTGGATCACGAAGGTCGCGACCACGCACGTCGCGAGCACGAGGGGGAACCACCGCGGGGCGTCGTGCGGGCCGACCGCCGCGGACACCACGACCGCGCCGACGACGGCGGCCAGCCAGACCGGGACGAGGCTGCGCAGGGGGGAGGTCACCCGCCAATCCTGCCCCACGTATCATGGGGTCAATTCATCCATGGAGGATCCCTGTGGCCCAGCTGTTGATCCTGACCTCGTCCGCGGACACCGACGTGCTCCCGGCGCTCGGGCTCCTCAGCCACCGCACGCGGCACATCCAGGCGGACGCGGCCAGCCTCGTCAACGCCCCGGCGGCCGACCTCGTCCTCGTGGACGCGCGCCGCGACCTCGCCAGCGCCAAGTCGCTCTGCAAGATCCTCACGACCACGGGCGGCGGCACGCCCCTCATCCTCGTGCTCACCGAGGGCGGCCTCACCGCGGTGAGCGCCGACTGGGGCGCGACCGACGTGATCCTCGACTCGGCCGGCCCGGCGGAGGTCGACGCCCGCGTCCGCCTCGTCATCGGCCGCGCGGCGCAGGAGCACACGGGCAGCAAGATCCAGGCGTCGGGCGTGGTCATCGACGAGGCCAGCTACTCGGCCAAGGTGCACGGCAAGCCCCTCGACCTCACCTTCAAGGAGTTCGAGCTGCTCCGCTTCTTCGCGAGCCACCCCTCGCGGGTCTTCACGCGCGAGCAGCTGCTCAGCGAGGTGTGGGGCTACGACTACTTCGGCGGCACGCGCACGGTCGACGTGCACGTGCGGCGCCTCCGGGCCAAGCTCGGCGACCTCGAGTCGCTCATCGGCACGGTGCGCAACGTCGGCTACCGCTTCAACGTGTACGAGGAGGACAGTGAGCGCGATCCCGCCCCCTCAGGAGCCTGAGGCCCCGCGCGTCGACCGGGTCGACGCGACCCCCGACGCCGTCCGCGGGATCCTCGCGCTCGCCGACCGAGCACGCGAGGCCGACGGCCCCGCGCCCTTCAACGAGCAGACGCGCCTGACCCTCGGCGCCGACGACGGGCCGTCCGCGCTCGTCGTGCACGGGGAGGACGGCCGCCCGGTCGGCGCGGCGGTCGTGGCGCGCGGCGACGGCGGGGTCGCGGCCGAGCTCGTCGTGGATCCCGCCCACCGCCGACGGGGCGTCGGACGCGCGCTCCTCGACGCCGTGCTGGCCGACGCCGACGGATACCCCGTCTCGGTCTGGGCGCACGGCGACCACCCGGCAGCCCGCTCGCTCGCCGCCGCCGCCGGGCTCGACCGGGCCCGCGAGCTGCTCCGGCTGCGCGCGTCCGTCGCGGAGGCGCGCGACGGCCTCGGCGAGCGCCCGATGCCGGCGGGCCTCGCCCTCTCCTCCTTCTCCCCCGACGACGCCGACGACTGGGTCGCGCTCAACGCCCGCGCGTTCGCGAGCCACCCCGAGCAGGGCCGCATGACCCGCGGCGACCTCGACGACCGCGTCGCCGAGCCCTGGTTCGACCCCGCCCTGCTGCTCCTCGCCCGCGACGCGGACGGCCGGCTCGCCGGCTTCCACTGGCTCAAGGTCGAGGACGGCGAGGCCGAGGTCTACGTGCTGGGCGTGGATCCCGACCGCGCCGCCCGCGGGCTCGGGTCCGCCCTCCTCGCCGCGGGCCTCGACCGGCTCGCCGCGCGGGGCCACGAGGACGTCGACCTGTACGTCGAGGCGGACAACGCGCCCGCCCTCGCCCTGTACCGCCGGGCCGCGTTCCGGGACGCCGCGGTCGACGTCCAGTACCGCCGCGCCTGATCCCCGCGCCCCCGCCGGCGCGCCCCCGATGCGGTTCACCGTGCGTTCACCTCCCCGAGGGCGGAGCGCACACCGCGATGCCATGATGGGCGGATGGACAGCGAGACGTACATCGGCGACGCCAAGGCGGTCGCCGAATCCCTGGACGACTTCGACGAGGACGAGATCCTCGAGGACGACGGGACCCTCCCCGAGGGGCGCTTCCTCGACCGCGAGCTGAGCTGGCTGGCCTTCAACCGCCGCGTGCTCGAGCTCGCCGAGGACCCGGAGCTGCCCGTCCTCGAGCGCGCCAACTTCCTCGCGATCTTCGCCAGCAACCTCGACGAGTTCTTCATGGTCCGCGTCGCCGGCCTCAAGCGCCGCATCGCCACGGGACTCGCCGTCCCCACGAACATCGGCCGCACCCCCGCGGAGGTGCTGTCCGCCATCAACGAGACCGCCTACCGCCTGCAGGTCCGCCACGCGGCCGCCTTCAACGACAGCGTCCGCCCGGCGCTCGAGGAGCACGGCATCCGCATCGTCCGCTGGGACTCGCTCGACGCGGCCCAGCAGGACCGGCTGCACGAGCTGTTCTCCGAGCAGGTGTTCCCGGTGCTCATGCCGCTCGCGGTGGATCCGGCCCACCCGTTCCCCTACATCTCCGGCCTCTCGCTCAACCTCTCCGTGCGGATCCGCAACCCGAAGACGAACCGCCAGGAGTTCGCGCGCATCAAGGTGCCGCAGATGCTGCCGCGCTTCATGCCGCTCACGCCGGACACCCGCTCGGGCCCCATCGACTTCATCGCCCTCGAGGACCTCATCGCGAACCAGCTGGAGACGCTGTTCCCCGGCATGGAGATCGTCGAGCACCACGTCTTCCGCGTCACGCGCAACGAGGACGTGCAGATCGAGGAGGACGAGACCGAGAACCTCATCCAGGCCCTCGAGAAGGAGCTGCTGCGGCGCCGGTTCGGCCCGCCCATCCGCCTCGAGATCTCGGACGACATGGACGCGGTCACGCTCGACCTCCTCATGCGCGAGCTCGACATCACCGAGCAGGAGGTGTTCACGCTCCCGTCCCCGCTCGACCTGGGCGGCCTGTTCGACCTCGCCAAGCTCGACCGGCCGGCGCTGCACTACCCGAACAACGTGCCCACCACGGCCGTCGCGCTGAAGCCCGCCGAGGACAACTCGCGCGCCGACATCTTCCGCTCCATCGCGCAGCAGGACATCCTGCTGCACCACCCCTACGAGTCCTTCACCACGAGCGTGCAGGCGTTCCTCGAGCAGGCCGCGGCGGACCCGCACGTGCTCGCCATCAAGCAGACGCTCTACCGCACGAGCGGTGACAGCCCCATCGTCGAGGCGCTCATCGACGCCGCCGAGGCGGGCAAGCAGGTCCTCGCGCTCGTGGAGATCAAGGCGCGCTTCGACGAGCAGGCCAACATCACGTGGGCGCGCAAGCTCGAGAAGGCCGGCGTGCACGTGGTCTACGGCGTCGCGGGGCTCAAGACGCACTGCAAGCTCGCGCTCGTCATCCGCCAGGAGAAGGGCGGGGTGCTCCGGCACTACAGCCACATCGGCACGGGCAACTACAACCCCAAGACGAGCCGC is a genomic window of Clavibacter capsici containing:
- a CDS encoding response regulator transcription factor produces the protein MAQLLILTSSADTDVLPALGLLSHRTRHIQADAASLVNAPAADLVLVDARRDLASAKSLCKILTTTGGGTPLILVLTEGGLTAVSADWGATDVILDSAGPAEVDARVRLVIGRAAQEHTGSKIQASGVVIDEASYSAKVHGKPLDLTFKEFELLRFFASHPSRVFTREQLLSEVWGYDYFGGTRTVDVHVRRLRAKLGDLESLIGTVRNVGYRFNVYEEDSERDPAPSGA
- the mshD gene encoding mycothiol synthase, whose amino-acid sequence is MSAIPPPQEPEAPRVDRVDATPDAVRGILALADRAREADGPAPFNEQTRLTLGADDGPSALVVHGEDGRPVGAAVVARGDGGVAAELVVDPAHRRRGVGRALLDAVLADADGYPVSVWAHGDHPAARSLAAAAGLDRARELLRLRASVAEARDGLGERPMPAGLALSSFSPDDADDWVALNARAFASHPEQGRMTRGDLDDRVAEPWFDPALLLLARDADGRLAGFHWLKVEDGEAEVYVLGVDPDRAARGLGSALLAAGLDRLAARGHEDVDLYVEADNAPALALYRRAAFRDAAVDVQYRRA
- a CDS encoding RNA degradosome polyphosphate kinase — protein: MDSETYIGDAKAVAESLDDFDEDEILEDDGTLPEGRFLDRELSWLAFNRRVLELAEDPELPVLERANFLAIFASNLDEFFMVRVAGLKRRIATGLAVPTNIGRTPAEVLSAINETAYRLQVRHAAAFNDSVRPALEEHGIRIVRWDSLDAAQQDRLHELFSEQVFPVLMPLAVDPAHPFPYISGLSLNLSVRIRNPKTNRQEFARIKVPQMLPRFMPLTPDTRSGPIDFIALEDLIANQLETLFPGMEIVEHHVFRVTRNEDVQIEEDETENLIQALEKELLRRRFGPPIRLEISDDMDAVTLDLLMRELDITEQEVFTLPSPLDLGGLFDLAKLDRPALHYPNNVPTTAVALKPAEDNSRADIFRSIAQQDILLHHPYESFTTSVQAFLEQAAADPHVLAIKQTLYRTSGDSPIVEALIDAAEAGKQVLALVEIKARFDEQANITWARKLEKAGVHVVYGVAGLKTHCKLALVIRQEKGGVLRHYSHIGTGNYNPKTSRIYEDLGLLTADDVVGKDLTRLFNELSGYGIEKKFKRLLVAPLHLRKGLLKRIAVETQNALDGKPSGIRIKVNSIVDEKIIDALYRASNAGVPVQVWVRGICSLTPGQPGLSENIEVRSILGRYLEHSRVFSFVNDGDQATYIGSADMMHRNLDRRVEALVRLVDPAHLQEIEDLFDRAMADTTSAWVLDSDGEWTRRNKGPDGTTLEDLQTAVMGIVTKRKRRVLR